The genome window TCTTCTGGCTAAACCACGGAAACAAGAGACTTCAATAGAGGATTGTAACAATGAAATGCAGTCCAATAATGTTCAAGATATTTTAAAAAATCCTGAGGAAGCTCAATTCAAGAAGTATGGAGAAATTGGATGGGGAGAAGCTGTACTTCTTGGCATAGCCTTATCAGCGAATGCACTTACGAATGGGGTAGGTGCAGGTTTACTCGGTCTTTCGCCACTTGTCATCTCAATAACTGCTGCAATCGGGAGTTTTATTACTGTTTGGTTAGGGGTTAAGTTAGGAAGTAAAGTAGCAGATATTCGAATCGGTTCATTCACTTTAGGGCAATTTGGAACAATTATTAGTGGAGTAATTTTGTTAATAGTCGCTTTTGCAGCATTCTTTTAACTAAAGTGTTGACAAAATGTCAACGTAATTATACACTTCTTGAGAATGATAATTTCATATTAGACAACGGCGTTAAGTCCTGTAAGAAGGGAGAATCGAAAATGGCTGAACAGAGAAACAGTAATACTCTTGGTTTATTGCTGAGGGAGTTATTGAAAGAACGTTCATTATCTATGCGGAAGTTTAGTGAACTCACTGGAATCGACACAGCTACGATCTCACGCATAATAAATGGTAAGAGAAAAGCGACACCACAACATTTGGAGAAATTTGCAGATTGCCTTGGAGTTCCTTTAATCCATCTTTTTGAAGCTGAAGGATACCCAGTTGAACAAAAACAAGAAGAGTCAGATTCAGATATTCATACGTCTGTTGACGCAATACAAGCTCTTCTTAAGTCTTCAAATGTTTACGATGATGAACAATTTTCCGTGGCAGATGTTGAACAGAAACTAGAAAGCTATGGACTATATGCGCAAACAGAAGAGGGTAAAAATACAATTCTTAAGGATTTTGATGAAAAAATTCAGAATGTAGGAAGCATAGGTCCCTTT of Lysinibacillus agricola contains these proteins:
- the ytaF gene encoding sporulation membrane protein YtaF encodes the protein MIVAFTFSSSIDNLGVGLSYGIRKINVRFDKNILISIICFLMSMGGISFGVWLSKILPGMLPVIIGALLLFIIGIRIILLAKPRKQETSIEDCNNEMQSNNVQDILKNPEEAQFKKYGEIGWGEAVLLGIALSANALTNGVGAGLLGLSPLVISITAAIGSFITVWLGVKLGSKVADIRIGSFTLGQFGTIISGVILLIVAFAAFF
- a CDS encoding helix-turn-helix domain-containing protein; translated protein: MAEQRNSNTLGLLLRELLKERSLSMRKFSELTGIDTATISRIINGKRKATPQHLEKFADCLGVPLIHLFEAEGYPVEQKQEESDSDIHTSVDAIQALLKSSNVYDDEQFSVADVEQKLESYGLYAQTEEGKNTILKDFDEKIQNVGSIGPFISKLKELYEKFTLGKGTIFELTIIGSTLLYFIIPVDVIPDYLFPIGYLDDAIAVQLTTKALLKK